A genomic segment from Nicotiana tabacum cultivar K326 chromosome 7, ASM71507v2, whole genome shotgun sequence encodes:
- the LOC107813991 gene encoding uncharacterized protein LOC107813991 has protein sequence MGTFFSKQVERRKAIRTQKKLLYDLKEKNSTDFPGADYRAEDRKNWMSALAPEKLHVNKIIWPGTHDSATNKIGIPFISRPFARTQSLSIYKQLVMGTRVLDIRVQEDRRVCHGILLSYNVDVVINDVKKFLSETESEIIILEIRTEFGHEDPPEFDKYLEDQLGEYLIHQDDSVFNKTVAELLPKRVICVWKPRKSPQPKHGSPLWSAGYLKDNWIDTDLPETKFESNMKHLSEQPPVTSRKYFYRVENTVTPQADNPVVCVKPVTNRIHPYARLFITESISRGYGNRLQIYSTDFIDEDFVDACVGLTNARIEGKL, from the exons ATGGGTACTTTTTTTTCTAAACAGGTGGAACGAAGAAAAGCAATTCGTACTCAGAAGAAACTTTTATATGATCTCAAGGAAAAAAATAGCACAGATTTCCCTGGTGCAGATTATCGCGCGGAAGATAGAAAAAATTGGATGTCAGCACTTGCCCCGGAAAAACTCCATGTGAACAAGATAATTTGGCCTGGTACCCATGATTCTGCAACAAACAAAATTGGAATTCCATTTATTTCTCGACCTTTCGCCCGAACCCAATCTCTATCCATTTACAAACAGCTG GTAATGGGCACTCGAGTTCTTGACATTCGAGTTCAAGAAGATCGCCGTGTATGTCATGGCATCCTTCTTTCTTACAACGTTGATGTTGTGATTAACGATGTCAAAAAATTTCTGTCGGAGACAGAATCAGAGATCATAATCCTCGAGATCCGAACAGAGTTCGGACACGAAGATCCACCAGAATTCGATAAATACTTAGAAGATCAGCTTGGGGAGTATTTAATCCACCAAGATGACTCTGTTTTTAACAAAACAGTAGCAGAATTATTGCCAAAAAGAGTAATTTGTGTTTGGAAACCAAGAAAATCTCCTCAGCCAAAACATGGCAGTCCATTATGGAGCGCTGggtatttaaaagataattggATTGATACTGATTTGCCTGAAACAAAATTTGAGAGTAATATGAAGCATTTGAGTGAACAGCCGCCGGTAACATCCCGGAAATATTTTTATAGGGTGGAGAATACGGTGACGCCTCAGGCGGATAATCCGGTTGTGTGTGTTAAACCGGTGACGAACCGGATTCATCCTTATGCAAGATTGTTTATAACTGAAAGTATTTCTAGAGGTTATGGTAATCGGTTACAGATATATTCtactgattttattgatgaagatTTTGTGGATGCGTGTGTTGGGCTTACAAATGCAAGGATTGAAGGCAAGCTCTGA